In Granulicella mallensis MP5ACTX8, the sequence AAGGAGGGGTGCTCCTGGCGAAAACAGGGTATCCACTAGCTTTACACCGGTCTTGCACCTGCTTGCGCGAGCCAGTTGAAGCATGGCCTTCGGCGCTGGAACAAGTCTGATAAGGGGCAAGGTATTCCCAAAAACTGACTAAATTCACATTCCATTAACACTAGGTTTTTCCGACATTTACATTGAGTTGCGAGCATCGCCTCAACGGCAAAACAGGCAAGGAGAGTTTGAGCTCGGGCGAACGACCGCCGGAGGGCATGACTCCTTAGCAAAGCCGTACGAGGAATGGATGACACGACTTAGGATACTGGCCGCGGTTCTGGTTGCAGGGACACTGGCTTCGGCCTCTGTGCATGCTCAGACGACAGACGACAGCAAAGCGCACAAGAAGCCGAAGCACCCGGTAAAGGCAAAGGCCGAGAGTGCGACCGAAACGCAGCTCCGCGAACTGCGCGAGCAGATGCATGCTCAGCAGAGCGAGATCGAGGCGCTGAAGTCGCAGCTCTCGGGTGCGAGCCAGCAGGCCCAGCAGGCCGCCACGGCTCAGCAGTCGGCTGCGGAAGCGCAGTCGCAGGCCGCCGCCGCTTCCGCTGCTGCCTCTCAGGCCACCGCCGCTGCCGCCGAGAGCTCGAGCAAGGCTGACGCACTGCAGACCACGGTCAACGACCTGAAGACCAGCAACGTCGGTCTGCAGGAGACGGTCGTCAGCACTCAGAAGACCATTCAGGACCAGCTCGAGTCGCCCTCCACTCTGCACTACAAGGGCATCACGATCACTCCGGTTGCCTTCTTCGCGCTGGAAGGCGTGTGGCGTGAGCGTTCGGTCAACTCCGACATCAACACCCCGTTCAACTCGATTCCTTTTCCGAGCGCAAATGAAGGCCACGTGAGCGAGTTCAATCTCTCTGGTCGTCAGAGCCGTCTTGGCGGACTCTTTGAGGGCAACGCCGGCAACTACAAGCTGTCGGGTTACTTCGAAGCTGACTTCCTGGGAACAGGCACCTCGTCCAACAACAATCAGAGCAACAGCTATGTTCTCCGTCAGCGACAGATCTGGGGCAAGGTTGAGACGCAGAGCGGTCTCGCTGTAACCGGCGGTCAGATGTGGTCGCTCGTTACCGAAGACGGCAAGAGCACGGACGTTCGCACTGAAAAGCTGCCGAACACCATCGACTCGCAGTACATGGTCGGTTTCTCGTGGGAACGTCAGCCTGGCGTTCGCGTCCAGCAGCGCTTCGGCGATGTAGCGACCGGTGCCCTTACGGTAGCTGCCTCGGTTGAGCAGGCGCAGATCACGAACTTCACTGCGGCCTCGTCTGTTGGTGCGGCGGTCCCCGGGAACTTCTTCTTCGCGGGTCCTGGCCAGAACGGCGGTCTCTACAATGCTGCCGGAAACATTAGTGCTGGCAACGGTACAAGCACGGGCGGAATCACGACTTATGCGAACAACGTCGCTCCTGACGTTATCGTCAAGGCTGCCTATGACCTGCCCAAGGCGCACTTCGAAGTCGGCGGCCTCGGACGTTTCATGCGTGACTACTACTTCCCGATCCTGACCGCGGGCGGAACGGCTGCTGCGCCCGTCTACACCTACTCGCCGAACTACAACGGCAACACTGTGACGGCTGGCGGTATCTTCGGCAGCGCGCGGGTATCGCCGGTCAAGTTTGTCGACTTCGCAGTGCAGGCCATGGGCGGACAGGGCGTTGGCCGGTATGGCTCGGGCCAGCTCGCTGATGCGACTCTGCGTCCGGACGGAACGCTGGAACCGATTCGCAACTACCACGGCATGTTGAGCATCGAAACGCACCCCATGCCGAAGCTGGACGCCTATGCCTACTACGGTGGTGAGTATGCTCAGCGCACGGTCTACACAACGCCTTCGGGTGATCTGATCGGCTACGGTCCTCGCAACTTGAGCGACACGGGATGCTACAACCTGCCGGCAAACCCGGCGAGTTCGAACGGTTCCACTGGTAGCATCGGAGCGGTTAGCTGTTCCTCGCCGACCCGGTACCTTCAGGAAGGCATGATCGGCTTTACCTATCGTGCTATCAACAGCCCGAAGTTCGGCCGTCTCCAGTACCAGTTCACCTACAGCTACCTCCAGCGTAATCTGTGGTCCGGCGTCGGCAGTGCAACGACTCCCACCGGTCCTCGCGCTGAGGACAGCATGTTCCACGCGGGTATGCGTTACTACATCCCGTAGTAACAAACCCATCGTAGGATGGATTGCATTGAATGCAGGATCGGCCCTCCCCGTGTGGGAGGGCCGTAACCCGCAGCGAGAACTTCCAGGAGATCTTTGTGAAAGCTAAATTTCTTTCCGTAGTCATGCTGACCGCTATGGCGGCAACCGCTGGAGCGCAGAATCTTACCGGCGCAGGCGCCACCTTCCCCAACCCTATCTACTCGCGCTGGTTCAGCGAGTACAGCAACTCGCATCCTGGTGTGAAGATCAACTATCAGTCCGTAGGTTCAGGCGCCGGCATTCGCCAGGTGTCGACCAAGATTGTTGACTTCGGCGCTTCGGACGGTCCCATGACCGATCAGCAGATTTCCGAGTCGAAGATCAAGCTGGTTCACATTCCCACGGTGCTCGGCGCGGTCGTGCCGGTATACAACATCCCGGGCGTAGGCAGTGACCTGAAGTTCTCAGGCGATGTGATTGCCGACATCTACCTGGGCAAGATCACCAACTGGCATGATGCTCGCATCGTCAAGGACAACCCGGGTGTGAATCTCCCCGACCACCAGATCCTCCCGGTCTATCGTTCGGACGGGTCGGGTACGACCTACATCTTCACCGACTTCCTCTCCAAGGTGAGCCCCGACTTCTCCACGAAGGTTGGCAAGAACACCTCTGTACGCTGGCCCGTGGGTATCGGCCAAAAGGGCAACGAAGGCATCGCGGGTATGGTTCGCAACAGCCCCTTCTCCTTCGGTTATGTCGAGCTGATCTATGCGGCTGGCAATAACATGTCCTACGGCCTGGTTCGCAATGCAGCCGGCAAGTGGATCAAGGCTTCGACGGGCGGCGTAACGGCTGCCGCGGCGGCGGCTTCCAAGAACATGCCTGCTGACTACCGCGTATCGATCACCAATGCTGCGGGTGCGGAGTCCTACCCCATCTCGTCGTTCACCTGGCTGCTGATTCCGGTCAAGTCCGACGATCCTGCCAAAGGTAAGGTCCTGCATGACTTCCTGCAGTGGATGCTCGACCACGGCGAAGATGAGGCTTCTCAGATGACCTACGCTCCGTTGCCGAAGCCGGTTGCGGACCGTGTTCGTCAAACCATCAACCAGATCCAGTAACTGCTTGAAAGGAAGGGGCTTGTGTTAGATGGCAAGCCCCTTCTGCTTCACTTTCCCGGCTGCGCTGCTACTATGAACCCGGCTCAAATTCACCGTCTATTCATAAGGCTTTAATAAAGTGGCTTGGGAGAACGCAGAGCGAGTGCCAATGAATGAGCCAGGTTCCATCCAGCTTCCTCAAACCATTCTTCCGGCGCGCTCTGAAGCTACGGGGCCCGTTGTCGAAGTGATTAAACCACCCTCCATTATTCGCAGCTTCCTGCAGTCCAAGAGCTCAGGCAAGTTCGCTGACGGTGCCTTTCAGGGCATGATGGTCGTCTGCGCGATGAGCATCTTCTTCATCGTGCTGCTCATTCTCTCCGTTCTGGTTGTGAATTCGAAGCTGTCCATGCACACCTTCGGATGGAAGTTCTTTACCAGCAGCGCCTGGGACCCGAACGTAGGTGACTTCGGTGCCCTGCCCTTCATCTGGGGCACGGTGGTCTCCTCGCTGCTCGCCGTCTGCCTCGCGGTTCCTCTGGCTCTGTGCGTGTCCATCTTCCTGCTGGAGATCTGCCCCCAGTGGCTGCGCGGTCCGATCGCCTTCCTGACCGAGATGCTGGCCGCGATTCCCAGCGTTATTTATGGCCTTTGGGCGATCTTTGTCCTGGTGCCGATCATGCGCGATAACGTCGGCCCTCTGTTGCAGAAGTATCTTGGCTGGACGGGCTTCTTCGGCGGGCAGAACTTTGGCGTCGGCATGTTGACGGCCGCCGTGATCCTGGCCATCATGATCTTCCCTGTCATCTCCTCGATCAGCCGTGATGTGATGAAAGCCGTGCCGATTCACCAGCGCGAGGCTGCCCTGGCTCTTGGAGCTACGCGTTGGGAGATGATCCGCATGAGCGTGTTGCGCAATGCGCGCATCGGCATCGTGGGATCGGTGATCCTCGGCCTCGGCCGCGCTCTCGGCGAGACGATGGCGGTGACGATGGTCATCGGCAATCACCCCGACATCAGCAAGAGTCTCTTCGCTCCGGCGACGACACTGGCCAGCGTCATCGCCAATGAGTTTTCGGAGGCTACCGGCGACCTCTACGTCAGTGCCCTGATC encodes:
- the pstS gene encoding phosphate ABC transporter substrate-binding protein PstS, producing MKAKFLSVVMLTAMAATAGAQNLTGAGATFPNPIYSRWFSEYSNSHPGVKINYQSVGSGAGIRQVSTKIVDFGASDGPMTDQQISESKIKLVHIPTVLGAVVPVYNIPGVGSDLKFSGDVIADIYLGKITNWHDARIVKDNPGVNLPDHQILPVYRSDGSGTTYIFTDFLSKVSPDFSTKVGKNTSVRWPVGIGQKGNEGIAGMVRNSPFSFGYVELIYAAGNNMSYGLVRNAAGKWIKASTGGVTAAAAAASKNMPADYRVSITNAAGAESYPISSFTWLLIPVKSDDPAKGKVLHDFLQWMLDHGEDEASQMTYAPLPKPVADRVRQTINQIQ
- the pstC gene encoding phosphate ABC transporter permease subunit PstC produces the protein MNEPGSIQLPQTILPARSEATGPVVEVIKPPSIIRSFLQSKSSGKFADGAFQGMMVVCAMSIFFIVLLILSVLVVNSKLSMHTFGWKFFTSSAWDPNVGDFGALPFIWGTVVSSLLAVCLAVPLALCVSIFLLEICPQWLRGPIAFLTEMLAAIPSVIYGLWAIFVLVPIMRDNVGPLLQKYLGWTGFFGGQNFGVGMLTAAVILAIMIFPVISSISRDVMKAVPIHQREAALALGATRWEMIRMSVLRNARIGIVGSVILGLGRALGETMAVTMVIGNHPDISKSLFAPATTLASVIANEFSEATGDLYVSALIEIGLALFIVTIVVNAIARLLVWAVTRGNSARAV